The proteins below come from a single Plantactinospora sp. KBS50 genomic window:
- a CDS encoding response regulator transcription factor, translating into MGRVLVTEDDDRIGQLVGRALRADALTPGSRADGSTGADPALGSEFDLTVLDLTRPGTDGRPVLRRLLAERPGQRVLVLSAAPELGTRIAVLAAGAADFLARPFAVAELVARVRAWMRSAAPGAANRWFQIGPVRLDLLDCLATVNGIDVELALREFLLLQHLMTRAGQPCSRDELLADVWGLTFDPGSNVVDGYVRRLRGKLDRPERIETVRHVGYAYALD; encoded by the coding sequence GTGGGGCGGGTACTGGTGACCGAGGATGACGATCGGATCGGTCAGTTGGTCGGCCGCGCGTTGCGTGCCGACGCGCTCACCCCGGGATCACGGGCCGATGGGTCGACAGGCGCCGATCCCGCCCTCGGCAGCGAGTTCGACCTGACGGTTCTCGACCTGACCAGGCCCGGCACCGACGGCCGTCCGGTCCTGCGGCGGCTGCTGGCCGAGCGGCCCGGCCAGCGGGTCCTGGTGCTCTCCGCGGCGCCCGAGTTGGGCACCCGGATCGCCGTGCTGGCCGCCGGTGCCGCCGACTTCCTGGCCCGGCCGTTCGCGGTGGCCGAACTGGTCGCCCGGGTCCGCGCCTGGATGCGCTCCGCGGCGCCCGGCGCGGCGAACCGGTGGTTCCAGATCGGACCGGTACGCCTCGACCTGCTCGACTGTCTGGCCACCGTCAACGGCATCGACGTCGAGCTGGCGCTGCGGGAGTTCCTGCTGCTGCAACACCTGATGACCCGCGCCGGCCAGCCGTGCAGCCGGGACGAACTGCTCGCCGACGTCTGGGGGCTCACCTTCGATCCGGGCAGCAACGTCGTGGACGGGTACGTGCGCCGGCTGCGCGGCAAGCTGGACCGGCCCGAACGGATCGAGACGGTCCGCCACGTCGGCTACGCCTACGCCCTCGACTGA
- a CDS encoding MerR family transcriptional regulator, translated as MHSIGELSRASGLSVSALRFYDGAGVLVPAVVDPHTGYRWYARRQLGPARLLAGLRRVGMPLPEIRTVLARWPDPDAVVPLLDAHLRRLQDGLADARLELSRVHALLIREENPMSTRCTVRASTLAAALDAVRFAVGTDPELPALSGVRLEETDDGLRLLATDRYRLAIATAPVLGRSGPPIRVTLPAALVDEVRDRLGGRTDGRLGGRTGDRTGGRSPAPEDETDDEVVVEVADAELSVTVAGHRATGGAVAGEWPDLTRVLRDASPGPHRRLAVDGTALRAAVRSGRALVREHDGVPREIVVLAPDPAGGVAVSDPHAPGPGETIALDREFLLQALDAGGPGQLVLELDNPVRPLAIRSATGPGYSVLMPVRL; from the coding sequence ATGCACAGCATCGGCGAGCTGTCCCGGGCCAGCGGCCTGTCGGTCAGCGCGCTGCGGTTCTATGACGGCGCGGGCGTACTGGTCCCGGCCGTGGTGGATCCGCACACCGGCTACCGCTGGTACGCCCGGCGGCAGCTCGGTCCGGCGCGGCTGCTGGCCGGCCTGCGCCGGGTCGGGATGCCGCTGCCGGAGATCCGGACGGTGCTGGCCCGCTGGCCGGATCCGGACGCCGTCGTGCCGCTGCTGGATGCGCACCTGCGCCGACTGCAGGACGGTCTCGCCGATGCCCGGCTCGAACTCTCCCGCGTCCATGCCCTGCTGATCCGCGAGGAGAACCCCATGTCCACCCGATGCACCGTGCGCGCCAGCACGTTGGCCGCCGCCCTCGACGCCGTCCGCTTCGCCGTCGGCACCGATCCCGAGCTTCCGGCGCTGTCCGGCGTGCGGCTGGAGGAGACCGACGACGGGTTGCGACTGCTGGCCACCGACCGCTACCGGCTGGCGATCGCCACGGCGCCGGTGCTCGGCCGGTCCGGCCCGCCGATCCGGGTAACCCTGCCGGCGGCGCTGGTTGACGAGGTCCGCGACCGGCTCGGCGGCCGGACCGATGGCCGGCTCGGCGGCCGGACCGGCGACCGGACCGGCGGCCGGTCTCCGGCGCCCGAGGACGAGACCGACGACGAGGTCGTGGTCGAGGTGGCCGATGCGGAACTGTCGGTCACCGTGGCCGGGCACCGCGCGACCGGCGGCGCCGTGGCGGGCGAATGGCCGGACCTGACCCGGGTGCTGCGCGACGCGTCCCCCGGGCCGCACCGCCGGCTGGCCGTGGACGGAACGGCGCTGCGGGCGGCGGTGCGCTCCGGCCGGGCGCTGGTGCGCGAGCACGACGGCGTACCGCGGGAGATCGTGGTGCTGGCCCCGGACCCGGCCGGCGGCGTCGCGGTGTCCGACCCGCACGCGCCGGGCCCGGGCGAGACGATCGCGCTGGACCGGGAGTTCCTGCTGCAGGCCCTGGACGCCGGTGGACCGGGCCAACTGGTCCTGGAACTCGACAACCCGGTCCGCCCGCTGGCCATCCGGTCGGCGACCGGACCGGGCTACTCGGTGCTGATGCCGGTCCGGCTGTAG
- a CDS encoding aldo/keto reductase — MTYRRAGRSGLCLPALSLGLWHNFGHGRSQDQQREILLRAFDLGITHFDLANNYGPPAGSAEERFGRVLATDLGRYRDELVVSTKAGYRMWPGPYGEWGSRKYLLSSLDASLRRLKLDYVDIFYHHRPDPDTPLEETMSALDAAVRSGRAMYAGISNYSAEQTARAAAILRDLGTPLLINQPSYSMLNRWTERDGLLDTLAEVGAGCIAFSPLAQGVLTDRYLDGIPADSRVRTSEFLSERDLDAPTMTVVRELTELAAGQGRTLAQLALVWALRDTRMTSLVIGASSIEQLTANVDALADPKLSPDEIGEIDRILLGG; from the coding sequence ATGACCTACCGCCGGGCCGGCCGCAGCGGCCTGTGCCTGCCCGCCCTCTCGCTCGGCCTGTGGCACAACTTCGGGCACGGACGGTCCCAGGACCAGCAGCGGGAGATCCTGCTGCGGGCGTTCGACCTGGGCATCACGCACTTCGACCTGGCGAACAACTACGGGCCGCCGGCCGGCTCGGCGGAGGAACGGTTCGGCCGGGTGCTCGCCACCGACCTCGGCCGCTACCGCGACGAACTGGTCGTCTCCACCAAGGCCGGCTACCGGATGTGGCCCGGCCCGTACGGTGAGTGGGGCTCCCGCAAGTACCTGCTCTCCTCCCTCGACGCGTCGCTGCGCCGGCTCAAGCTGGACTATGTGGACATCTTCTACCACCACCGGCCGGACCCGGACACTCCGCTGGAGGAGACGATGTCGGCGCTGGACGCCGCCGTCCGGTCCGGCAGGGCGATGTACGCCGGCATCTCCAACTACTCGGCCGAACAGACCGCGCGGGCCGCGGCGATCCTGCGGGACCTCGGCACGCCGCTGCTGATCAACCAGCCGTCGTACTCCATGCTGAACCGGTGGACCGAGCGGGACGGCCTGCTGGACACCCTCGCCGAGGTCGGCGCCGGCTGCATCGCGTTCAGCCCGCTGGCCCAGGGTGTGCTCACCGACCGCTACCTGGACGGCATTCCGGCCGATTCCCGGGTACGCACCAGCGAGTTCCTCTCCGAACGCGACCTCGACGCACCGACCATGACCGTGGTCCGCGAACTCACCGAACTGGCCGCCGGGCAGGGCCGTACGCTGGCGCAGCTGGCGCTGGTGTGGGCGCTGCGGGACACCCGGATGACCAGCCTGGTCATCGGCGCGAGCAGCATCGAGCAGTTGACCGCGAACGTGGACGCGCTGGCCGACCCCAAGCTCTCGCCGGACGAGATCGGCGAGATCGACCGCATCCTCCTCGGCGGCTGA
- a CDS encoding TetR/AcrR family transcriptional regulator: MGDAGAARLMRAEGSRPVRKSDRTRLAILAAARRQFTDLGYDKASVRSIAGAAGIDPSMVIRYFGSKDGLFDAALAADLALPDLVGVPPADRGRTLAEHFVRRWEGDLHDDALALLLRSAATNPAAADRVREIFRRQLVGMIAAVVPPAEAPRRAGLVATQVLGLALCRYLLRLPPVVGMTPAAIGRMIGPTLQRYLSEPLEEPGSAAERLAGGGVAGPSAAQPR; this comes from the coding sequence GTGGGGGACGCCGGGGCGGCGCGGCTGATGCGGGCGGAGGGCTCGCGACCGGTCCGCAAGTCCGACCGGACCCGGCTGGCCATCCTCGCGGCGGCCCGGCGGCAGTTCACCGACCTCGGGTACGACAAGGCCAGCGTGCGGTCGATCGCCGGTGCGGCGGGCATCGACCCGTCCATGGTCATCCGCTATTTCGGCAGCAAGGACGGGCTCTTCGACGCGGCACTGGCGGCCGATCTGGCGCTGCCCGACCTGGTCGGAGTGCCGCCGGCGGATCGGGGCCGGACGCTGGCGGAGCACTTCGTGCGGCGCTGGGAGGGCGACCTGCACGACGACGCGCTGGCGTTGCTGCTCCGCTCGGCGGCCACCAACCCGGCGGCGGCCGACCGGGTGCGGGAGATCTTCCGCCGCCAGCTCGTCGGCATGATCGCCGCGGTGGTGCCGCCGGCGGAGGCGCCCCGGCGGGCCGGGCTGGTGGCCACCCAGGTGCTCGGGCTCGCGCTCTGCCGCTACCTGCTGCGGCTGCCGCCGGTGGTCGGGATGACGCCGGCCGCGATCGGCCGGATGATCGGCCCCACGCTCCAGCGCTACCTCAGCGAACCGCTGGAGGAGCCCGGCAGCGCGGCCGAGAGGCTGGCCGGGGGCGGCGTGGCCGGGCCGTCGGCGGCCCAGCCCAGGTAG
- a CDS encoding FAD-dependent monooxygenase produces MNVDAEVIVAGAGPTGLLLAGDLAAAGVSCTVLERWAHESNLTRAFAVHARTLELFDARGLAEELLGTGQRLRRLRLFGRAQLDLGRLPSRFPFVLVTPQYHTEAVLSRWATKQGARIETGVEVTGVDQDQDAVRVTVGSPAGPRTLRARYLVGADGVRSTVRTALGIDFPGNAAVRSLMLADVRLAEQPPEVLSVGADGRAFAFLAPFGDGWYRVIAWDRTHQLPDSAPVELAEIAALTREALGTDFGMHDARWLSRFHSDERQATTYRSGRVMLAGDAAHVHSPAGGQGMNTGLQDAANLSWKLAAVLHDTAPAALLDTYESERYPVGTQVLRTSGALLRAVTAGPGPRLLLRNLVVRLAAGIPALNDRLAARVSGIATRYPAPPGAHPSVGTRVPDLPLSGPDGTPQRLYEALRGGRSVLVTAAPVTPPPGWAGRLTPAVRADGLPATLLVRPDGYLGWAADGPATPPPASLSAALPGSSSGSLR; encoded by the coding sequence ATGAACGTCGATGCAGAGGTGATCGTCGCCGGTGCCGGCCCCACCGGGTTGCTCCTGGCCGGGGACCTCGCCGCCGCCGGGGTCTCCTGCACGGTGCTGGAACGGTGGGCGCACGAGTCGAACCTGACCCGGGCGTTCGCCGTGCACGCCCGCACCCTGGAGCTGTTCGACGCCCGCGGCCTGGCCGAGGAACTGCTCGGCACCGGCCAGCGGCTGCGCCGGCTGCGGCTGTTCGGCCGCGCGCAGCTCGACCTGGGCCGGCTGCCGTCCCGGTTCCCGTTCGTGCTGGTCACCCCGCAGTACCACACCGAGGCGGTGCTCAGCCGGTGGGCCACGAAGCAGGGCGCGCGGATCGAGACCGGCGTCGAGGTGACGGGCGTCGACCAGGACCAGGACGCGGTCCGGGTGACGGTGGGATCCCCGGCCGGCCCGCGCACCCTGCGGGCGCGGTACCTGGTGGGCGCCGACGGGGTACGCAGCACCGTCCGGACCGCCCTGGGCATCGACTTCCCCGGGAACGCCGCCGTGCGGTCGCTGATGCTGGCCGACGTGCGGCTCGCCGAGCAGCCGCCCGAGGTGCTGTCGGTGGGCGCGGACGGCCGGGCGTTCGCCTTCCTCGCACCGTTCGGCGACGGCTGGTACCGCGTCATCGCCTGGGACCGCACCCACCAACTGCCGGACAGCGCTCCGGTCGAGCTGGCCGAGATCGCGGCGCTGACCCGGGAGGCGCTGGGCACCGACTTCGGCATGCACGACGCGCGCTGGCTGTCCCGGTTCCACAGCGACGAGCGGCAGGCCACCACGTACCGGTCCGGCCGGGTGATGCTGGCCGGCGACGCGGCGCACGTCCACTCGCCCGCCGGCGGTCAGGGCATGAACACCGGCCTGCAGGACGCGGCGAACCTGAGCTGGAAGCTCGCCGCCGTCCTGCACGACACCGCTCCCGCGGCGCTGCTGGACACGTACGAGAGCGAGCGGTATCCGGTGGGTACCCAGGTGCTGCGGACCAGCGGCGCCCTGTTGCGGGCCGTCACCGCCGGCCCCGGGCCGCGACTGCTGCTCCGGAACCTGGTGGTCCGGCTCGCCGCGGGCATCCCGGCGCTGAACGACCGGCTCGCCGCCCGGGTGTCCGGAATCGCGACCCGCTATCCCGCGCCGCCCGGCGCCCACCCGTCGGTCGGGACCCGGGTGCCGGACCTGCCGTTGAGCGGGCCGGACGGTACGCCGCAGCGGCTCTACGAGGCGCTGCGCGGCGGCCGGTCCGTGCTGGTCACCGCCGCACCGGTGACACCGCCGCCGGGCTGGGCCGGGCGGCTCACCCCGGCGGTCCGCGCCGACGGCCTGCCGGCCACCCTGCTGGTACGCCCGGACGGCTACCTGGGCTGGGCCGCCGACGGCCCGGCCACGCCGCCCCCGGCCAGCCTCTCGGCCGCGCTGCCGGGCTCCTCCAGCGGTTCGCTGAGGTAG